One genomic region from Chthonomonas calidirosea T49 encodes:
- the thiD gene encoding bifunctional hydroxymethylpyrimidine kinase/phosphomethylpyrimidine kinase, protein MPVPSALTIAGSDSGGGAGLQADLKTFERYGVYGMSAVTLITAQNRRHIKEVFLLPPDLVTAQIECAWEEVPPRAIKIGALGNRAIVEAVVRALRRPDLPPLVVDPVVVSSSGKRLLESDGLEVLITQLFPMATLITPNLLEAEVLLKGAIAADDEKQMQEAVYALKRLGPQAVLLKGGHGVGPEAVDFLFDGQTCHRLALPRLTGTTLHGSGCQLSAAIAARLALGDSLRAAVEEAKRYVFYQMEKALFSTASALDSD, encoded by the coding sequence ATGCCCGTTCCCTCTGCGCTCACCATTGCTGGCTCTGACTCGGGGGGCGGAGCCGGCCTTCAGGCCGATCTGAAGACTTTTGAGCGCTACGGCGTTTATGGCATGAGCGCCGTAACGCTCATCACGGCTCAGAACCGCAGGCACATTAAGGAGGTTTTTTTGCTTCCGCCCGATCTTGTGACGGCGCAAATAGAGTGCGCTTGGGAGGAGGTGCCCCCTCGCGCGATAAAGATCGGCGCTTTGGGAAACAGGGCTATCGTTGAGGCGGTTGTGCGTGCATTGAGACGGCCCGATCTGCCTCCTCTCGTTGTAGACCCTGTCGTCGTAAGCAGCAGCGGCAAGAGGCTTTTGGAATCGGACGGACTCGAGGTGCTGATAACGCAGCTCTTTCCGATGGCAACCCTTATTACACCCAACCTTCTTGAGGCGGAGGTGCTGTTGAAGGGCGCCATCGCTGCAGATGACGAAAAGCAGATGCAGGAAGCGGTCTACGCTTTAAAACGCCTCGGTCCCCAAGCCGTGCTTTTGAAGGGAGGGCACGGGGTGGGACCAGAAGCCGTGGACTTTCTTTTCGATGGACAGACGTGCCATCGTCTCGCTCTACCTCGGCTTACCGGCACGACGCTACATGGGTCGGGCTGCCAACTCTCAGCGGCTATCGCTGCCCGGCTCGCCTTGGGTGATTCGCTGCGTGCGGCGGTGGAGGAGGCCAAGCGCTATGTGTTTTATCAGATGGAAAAGGCTCTATTTTCCACCGCATCAGCTTTAGACAGCGATTAA
- a CDS encoding MoaD/ThiS family protein, with translation MPVTVLIPTPLRRYTGDVDTVTAAPGTIATLIEDLERQFPGISERLVDENGEIRRFVNIYVNEEDVRFLKGKDTPVKDGDSVSIVPAIAGG, from the coding sequence ATGCCTGTAACCGTTCTAATACCGACACCGTTGCGTCGCTATACCGGCGATGTGGATACGGTGACAGCGGCCCCCGGAACCATCGCGACACTTATCGAAGACCTGGAAAGGCAGTTTCCAGGCATCTCCGAGCGACTCGTAGATGAAAACGGAGAGATTCGCCGCTTTGTAAATATCTATGTTAACGAGGAGGATGTTCGCTTCCTAAAAGGGAAAGATACTCCCGTAAAGGATGGCGACTCCGTCTCCATCGTCCCGGCCATCGCCGGAGGCTAG
- the thrC gene encoding threonine synthase: MSAKTLGMQCRECGKEYPLAPVHVCELCFGPLEVKLNWELIEKRVTRESIAAGPPSMWRYWDLLPVEGPPTVGKNVGWTPLVKAERLGRELGLNNLYVKNDAVNHPTLSFKDRVVAVALTKAREFGYDTVACASTGNLANSVAAHAAEGGFRSYIFIPADLEQGKVVGTLIYGTNVLAVSGCYDEVNRLCAEAGDRYGWGFVNINLRPFYGDGSKTYGYEIAEQLGWRAPDHVIVPCAGGSLISKIYKGLKELERLGLLDGPVNTRMYAAQATGCSPITTAIKTEAAVFRPQRPNTIARSIAIGNPADGYTAIETVRKSGGWAEDVTDEEVVEGIRLLARTEGIFTETAGGVTVSVTKKLAEQGRFGKDDVVVIAITGNGLKTQEAVMGRVGHTIPIEPNLNSLEAALKTEKLLATSS; this comes from the coding sequence ATGTCTGCCAAAACGTTGGGAATGCAGTGTCGCGAGTGTGGAAAAGAGTATCCGCTTGCGCCTGTGCATGTTTGTGAGCTCTGTTTTGGACCCCTCGAAGTTAAACTGAACTGGGAGCTTATTGAAAAAAGGGTGACCCGCGAATCGATCGCCGCCGGCCCTCCCTCCATGTGGCGCTACTGGGACCTCCTTCCGGTAGAAGGTCCGCCTACCGTCGGCAAAAACGTGGGTTGGACGCCCTTGGTGAAGGCGGAACGGCTCGGACGCGAACTCGGCCTCAATAACCTCTATGTGAAGAACGATGCTGTGAACCATCCTACGCTCTCTTTTAAAGATAGAGTGGTGGCCGTGGCTCTCACCAAAGCCCGCGAGTTTGGCTACGACACGGTGGCCTGTGCCTCCACAGGAAACCTTGCAAACTCGGTAGCTGCCCACGCTGCCGAAGGAGGCTTTCGCTCTTATATCTTCATTCCAGCCGATCTGGAACAGGGCAAAGTGGTCGGTACCCTCATCTATGGAACTAATGTGCTCGCGGTATCTGGCTGCTACGATGAGGTGAATCGCCTCTGCGCCGAAGCGGGCGACCGCTATGGCTGGGGCTTTGTGAACATTAACCTTCGGCCTTTCTACGGAGATGGCTCCAAAACCTATGGCTATGAGATCGCCGAACAGTTGGGCTGGAGAGCGCCCGACCACGTGATCGTGCCCTGCGCCGGAGGCTCGTTGATCAGCAAAATTTATAAGGGCCTGAAGGAGTTGGAGCGCCTTGGACTTCTCGACGGGCCGGTGAATACCCGTATGTACGCCGCTCAGGCCACCGGCTGCTCCCCCATCACCACGGCCATAAAAACCGAAGCGGCCGTGTTTCGCCCACAACGCCCCAACACTATCGCCCGCTCCATCGCCATTGGGAACCCCGCAGATGGCTATACGGCCATAGAAACCGTGCGAAAATCCGGCGGGTGGGCCGAAGACGTTACGGATGAGGAGGTCGTAGAGGGCATTCGCCTGCTAGCGCGAACCGAAGGGATCTTCACCGAAACCGCCGGCGGCGTTACCGTTTCCGTGACGAAAAAACTGGCCGAACAGGGCCGATTCGGCAAAGACGACGTGGTGGTGATCGCCATCACCGGCAACGGCCTTAAAACCCAGGAGGCCGTGATGGGACGGGTAGGACATACCATCCCCATCGAGCCAAACCTTAACTCGCTCGAAGCCGCCCTGAAAACGGAAAAGCTGTTGGCGACCTCTTCGTGA
- a CDS encoding zinc ribbon domain-containing protein, producing MGVIEFVQNYDDLSTDQGFQFRFYCDHCRNGFMSTFEPNKLGLMGDALRAAGGFLGGFLSRAGESAYDIQRAVGGKAHDAALQTAVQEIKPLFNQCRRCGRWVCKEVCWNEARGLCKQCAPVEEEELASAQAQVVKEQIYSKLQEKDLTTEINLTAHATVTCPHCGSAVQGGKFCPECGKPLSTQTTCPQCHAQIPEGAKFCTQCGTRIGT from the coding sequence ATGGGTGTTATCGAGTTCGTACAGAACTATGACGATCTGTCTACAGATCAAGGTTTTCAGTTCCGATTCTACTGCGACCACTGTCGCAACGGCTTTATGTCCACGTTCGAGCCCAACAAGCTCGGCCTGATGGGTGATGCGCTGCGGGCCGCAGGAGGCTTTTTGGGCGGGTTCTTGAGCCGCGCCGGCGAATCAGCCTACGATATCCAGCGCGCCGTGGGCGGCAAGGCGCACGATGCCGCGCTGCAAACAGCTGTTCAAGAGATCAAACCGCTCTTTAACCAGTGCCGACGTTGTGGCCGATGGGTTTGCAAAGAGGTCTGCTGGAATGAAGCTCGTGGGCTTTGCAAGCAGTGCGCCCCCGTAGAGGAAGAGGAACTAGCCAGCGCACAGGCTCAGGTGGTAAAAGAGCAGATATACTCCAAGCTTCAAGAGAAAGACCTTACCACTGAGATCAACCTCACCGCCCACGCCACCGTTACCTGCCCCCACTGCGGCTCCGCCGTGCAGGGCGGTAAGTTCTGCCCGGAATGCGGCAAACCATTAAGCACACAAACAACCTGCCCGCAGTGCCATGCCCAAATTCCGGAAGGAGCGAAGTTCTGCACACAGTGCGGCACGCGCATCGGAACGTAG
- a CDS encoding NIL domain-containing protein — protein sequence MPVITVNLTATGEMAQRPLLWRLGRLFHVVTHIRRARVSEEVACLTVDIEGSQNEITQATAYLHALGLLPGDSETNLPVPSTLPQPPETTVSQSVTTRVRITTVTAEQNRAPLLYRVGKDFDVVVNIVRAAFDEEDGGYFEVDLSGPLSEVQRAIAYLHTTGVQVYPYQRSVTDYSNL from the coding sequence ATGCCTGTTATTACCGTGAATCTCACGGCCACCGGAGAGATGGCCCAACGTCCCTTACTGTGGCGACTTGGGCGTCTCTTCCATGTGGTTACCCATATCCGACGAGCGCGGGTAAGTGAAGAGGTTGCCTGCCTTACGGTAGATATAGAAGGCTCTCAAAATGAGATTACCCAGGCTACGGCCTACCTCCATGCGCTGGGGCTTCTGCCTGGAGACAGTGAAACGAATCTGCCGGTTCCCTCCACCCTGCCACAACCACCGGAAACCACCGTGTCGCAATCCGTAACCACTCGCGTGCGCATTACCACGGTAACCGCAGAGCAGAATCGTGCCCCCTTGCTCTATCGAGTTGGGAAAGACTTCGATGTGGTGGTGAACATCGTGCGGGCCGCCTTCGACGAGGAAGATGGAGGGTATTTTGAAGTGGATCTTTCCGGCCCGCTCAGTGAGGTGCAACGCGCCATCGCTTACCTACACACGACTGGTGTGCAAGTCTACCCTTACCAACGCTCGGTAACCGACTACAGCAACCTATAG